One window of Catonella massiliensis genomic DNA carries:
- the yedE gene encoding YedE family putative selenium transporter yields the protein MEFFSTKKGLFTLGIIAGLGAALLAFLGNPKNMAFCIACFIRDTAGAMHFHSAEVVQYVRPEVIGIIVGAFVISLLTREYRSTAGSSPALRFFLGVIMMVCALVFLGCPLRMVLRMSAGDISSYVGLVGFVAGIATGAFFLKKGFSLGRAYTAKKESGYALPIVVAVIFALFLAVPSLFAFSEKGPGNIHAPVIASIAVGILIGFIAQKSRMCFAGSVRDIILLKDFRLISVIGGIFLVMLIYNIATSNFAFVAYGPIAHAQTLWNILSMYGVGFAAVLLGGCPLRQLVLAGTGSSDAAITVLGMFVGAALAHNFKLAAGAAAVADAAKGIEASAGGPGINGQIFVVVSIIVLFVIAAVGLKKADK from the coding sequence ATGGAGTTCTTCAGTACTAAAAAAGGATTATTCACATTGGGAATAATCGCAGGATTGGGTGCAGCACTTCTTGCATTTCTTGGCAATCCTAAAAACATGGCGTTTTGTATAGCCTGCTTTATCAGAGATACAGCCGGAGCTATGCATTTTCACAGCGCAGAGGTAGTTCAGTATGTAAGACCTGAGGTAATAGGAATTATAGTCGGAGCTTTCGTTATCTCATTACTTACCAGGGAATATCGTTCAACAGCAGGTTCTTCTCCTGCACTCAGATTCTTCCTTGGTGTAATAATGATGGTATGTGCTCTCGTATTCCTCGGCTGCCCACTTCGTATGGTACTTAGAATGTCAGCAGGCGATATCAGCTCTTACGTAGGCTTAGTGGGGTTTGTAGCAGGTATAGCTACAGGAGCCTTCTTCCTTAAGAAGGGCTTTTCACTTGGAAGAGCTTATACAGCTAAGAAAGAAAGCGGATACGCACTTCCTATAGTTGTGGCAGTAATCTTCGCGCTCTTTTTAGCAGTACCTTCACTTTTTGCCTTCAGTGAAAAAGGACCTGGAAATATCCATGCTCCTGTAATTGCATCTATAGCTGTTGGTATCCTTATCGGATTTATCGCTCAGAAGAGCAGAATGTGCTTTGCTGGCTCAGTTAGAGATATCATCCTCTTAAAGGATTTTAGACTTATTTCAGTAATCGGCGGTATTTTCCTTGTTATGCTTATCTACAACATTGCGACAAGTAACTTTGCCTTTGTAGCATATGGACCAATCGCCCACGCACAGACACTTTGGAACATTCTTTCAATGTATGGTGTAGGCTTTGCAGCTGTTCTTCTTGGTGGCTGCCCTCTTAGACAGCTTGTACTTGCAGGAACAGGTTCATCTGATGCTGCTATCACTGTTCTTGGTATGTTCGTTGGTGCTGCTCTTGCACACAACTTTAAGCTCGCAGCAGGTGCAGCCGCAGTAGCAGATGCAGCCAAAGGAATAGAGGCATCAGCAGGCGGTCCTGGAATAAATGGCCAGATATTTGTAGTTGTTTCAATTATAGTATTGTTTGTAATTGCAGCCGTTGGTCTAAAGAAGGCTGATAAATAG
- a CDS encoding Asp23/Gls24 family envelope stress response protein: protein MKGYVNTNIGEVSINEDVIASYAGSAAIECFGIVGMASLSMISGLATLLKKDNLSKGVEITIENNEITAELHIIVAYGVSISAVADNLIENVKYKVEEFTGMKVKNIFVYVEGVRVVD, encoded by the coding sequence ATGAAAGGATATGTAAATACAAATATTGGAGAGGTTTCGATAAACGAAGACGTTATCGCAAGCTATGCGGGTTCAGCTGCCATCGAGTGTTTCGGTATAGTTGGTATGGCCTCCCTCAGTATGATTAGCGGTCTTGCTACCCTGCTTAAGAAAGATAACCTTAGCAAGGGTGTTGAAATCACCATTGAAAATAACGAAATTACTGCTGAGCTTCATATAATTGTAGCCTACGGCGTAAGTATTTCTGCTGTTGCTGACAACCTTATTGAAAATGTTAAATACAAGGTTGAAGAATTTACCGGAATGAAAGTTAAGAACATCTTCGTATATGTTGAAGGTGTAAGAGTCGTAGACTAA
- a CDS encoding PTS transporter subunit IIC, giving the protein MGKKYSSVQDFLTKKGIEISFKRYGIDVLGSMAMGLFASLLIGTILNTIGLKLGIPFFSETIWPIAKEMTGPAIAVAIAMALKAPNMVVFSSLIVGYAGNQLGGPAGAWIASWLSVELGKVVSKETKVDIIVTPAVTIISGVSIGTLLGPVINNLMSGLGKTIMLATSLQPFWMGIVISVIVGIVLTLPISSAALCMMLSLAGLAGGAATAGCSAQMIGFAVMSFKENGWSGLLAQGLGTSMLQIPNILKNWKIWIPPTLASAITGPIATTIFKMENIPLGSGMGTSGLVGQIGTITAMGEAGASAFTIYTGIVVVHFLLPAVLSLIFCKILKKMGWIKEGDLKLNL; this is encoded by the coding sequence ATGGGCAAAAAGTACAGTTCTGTGCAAGATTTTCTAACTAAAAAAGGTATTGAAATCTCGTTCAAACGTTATGGAATTGACGTCTTAGGCTCGATGGCTATGGGACTTTTCGCATCACTTTTGATAGGAACGATACTAAACACAATCGGCCTCAAGCTTGGTATACCATTCTTTTCGGAGACAATATGGCCAATAGCCAAGGAAATGACCGGACCTGCCATAGCTGTAGCAATTGCGATGGCTCTTAAGGCTCCTAATATGGTGGTGTTTTCATCACTCATTGTAGGCTATGCGGGCAATCAGCTTGGAGGCCCTGCCGGTGCCTGGATTGCATCCTGGCTCAGTGTGGAACTAGGCAAGGTTGTATCCAAGGAAACAAAGGTAGACATAATAGTTACTCCTGCAGTAACCATAATATCAGGAGTTAGTATAGGCACTCTTTTAGGACCTGTGATAAACAATCTGATGAGCGGCCTTGGGAAAACCATCATGCTTGCAACCTCTCTTCAGCCATTCTGGATGGGAATAGTAATATCAGTAATTGTCGGCATAGTCCTGACCCTGCCGATAAGCTCCGCAGCACTTTGCATGATGCTTTCTCTTGCAGGTCTTGCAGGCGGAGCAGCAACAGCGGGCTGTAGTGCCCAGATGATAGGCTTTGCAGTAATGAGCTTTAAGGAAAACGGCTGGAGCGGGCTGCTTGCTCAGGGGCTTGGTACTTCTATGTTACAAATCCCGAATATACTTAAGAACTGGAAAATATGGATTCCACCTACACTTGCATCAGCGATAACAGGGCCTATTGCCACTACGATTTTTAAAATGGAGAACATACCTCTTGGCTCAGGCATGGGAACCAGCGGACTGGTAGGACAGATAGGTACAATTACTGCTATGGGTGAGGCAGGAGCATCTGCATTTACAATCTATACAGGAATAGTGGTGGTTCATTTTCTATTGCCGGCTGTATTAAGTCTTATATTTTGCAAAATTCTGAAAAAAATGGGCTGGATAAAGGAAGGAGATTTAAAATTAAACTTATAG
- a CDS encoding ABC transporter permease, which yields MAKNSATISKSNKIKSANWQFWVIIAVPIIYAIIFAYIPMAGIVLAFQDFSIRKGIFGSEWVGLRYFKQFLTSTSSVLVIKNTLILGIYSFLASFPVPILLAIGINEMRAKRYKKAVQMVTYAPYFISIVVLVGMMMQMMDLRSGIINVFIQKLGFSPINFFGDPKIFRHLYVWSGVWQSAGYASIIYLAALSGVSKELQEAAIVDGANRVKRILHVDIPAILPTIIIMLIFNCASIVSIGLDKVFLMQNSLNASVSEVISTFVYKVGVVNSNIGFSTAAGLFQSVVSFVLLVIVNRVCKKITENSLW from the coding sequence ATGGCAAAAAACAGTGCTACGATTAGTAAAAGTAACAAGATTAAGTCTGCAAACTGGCAGTTTTGGGTTATTATAGCCGTTCCAATCATTTACGCGATAATATTTGCCTATATCCCTATGGCGGGTATAGTCCTTGCCTTTCAGGACTTTTCTATCAGGAAGGGTATATTTGGAAGCGAATGGGTGGGACTCAGATATTTTAAACAATTCCTGACTTCAACAAGTAGTGTTTTGGTTATCAAGAACACCTTGATTCTCGGTATATATTCATTTTTAGCTTCATTCCCTGTACCTATCCTGCTTGCGATAGGAATCAATGAAATGAGAGCTAAGAGATATAAGAAGGCTGTGCAGATGGTTACTTATGCACCATACTTCATATCCATAGTTGTACTTGTAGGTATGATGATGCAGATGATGGACCTTAGAAGCGGTATTATCAATGTCTTCATACAGAAGTTAGGTTTTTCTCCGATTAATTTCTTCGGCGACCCTAAGATATTTAGGCATCTCTATGTATGGAGTGGTGTATGGCAGTCTGCGGGCTATGCTTCTATCATTTACCTTGCAGCACTTTCGGGAGTAAGTAAAGAACTACAGGAAGCGGCTATAGTTGACGGGGCGAACAGAGTTAAGAGAATACTGCACGTAGATATTCCTGCAATCCTGCCAACTATTATAATCATGCTGATATTTAACTGTGCAAGCATAGTGAGTATAGGTCTTGACAAGGTCTTCCTTATGCAAAACTCTCTAAATGCTTCAGTATCTGAGGTTATATCAACCTTTGTGTACAAGGTGGGTGTAGTTAACTCCAATATCGGATTTTCTACAGCTGCCGGACTCTTCCAGTCAGTTGTGTCATTTGTACTTCTTGTAATAGTCAATAGGGTATGCAAGAAGATTACAGAGAATAGTTTATGGTAA
- a CDS encoding sulfurtransferase TusA family protein has protein sequence MKEIDVRGLSCPEPVLMLKEALEANKNDTYKILANEAHTVKNLKNFAETHGKKADIKELGAEYEVTVS, from the coding sequence ATGAAAGAGATAGATGTAAGAGGCTTATCCTGTCCGGAGCCGGTCCTTATGCTCAAAGAGGCTCTTGAAGCAAATAAAAATGATACATATAAGATTCTTGCCAATGAGGCTCATACAGTGAAAAATCTAAAGAACTTTGCCGAAACCCATGGCAAGAAGGCGGACATCAAAGAGCTTGGGGCAGAATATGAGGTAACTGTAAGCTAA
- a CDS encoding carbohydrate ABC transporter permease: protein MENTKFRYMSIGDKTFTVANYVVLTAIFLIVLYPIIYVISASFSSPQAVISGRVLLLPVEPTLRGYEAVFQNAKILSGFANSIFYLVAGTAINIIMTILCAYPLSRKEFRARGAVAMFFIFTMYFSGGIVPSYILVKSLHIMDTRWAMIIPTAMSTYNMIICRTYIVNSIPDELYEASQMDGCTPFKYMMKVIVPLSKPIIAVLVLYYGVAKWNDYFNAMLYLYKEGLQPLTIVMKEILIQNKVDLTKVGNASAVAKLQGMSELLKYSTIVVASLPVMLLYPLIQKHLVKGVMVGAVKG from the coding sequence ATGGAAAATACAAAATTCAGATACATGAGCATAGGTGACAAGACATTTACAGTTGCCAACTATGTAGTGCTTACAGCGATATTTTTGATAGTGCTTTATCCGATTATCTATGTGATTTCAGCCTCATTTTCCAGCCCTCAGGCAGTTATTAGCGGAAGAGTTCTCTTGCTTCCTGTAGAGCCTACCTTAAGAGGATATGAGGCGGTATTTCAGAATGCAAAGATACTTTCGGGTTTTGCCAACTCTATATTTTATCTGGTTGCGGGAACTGCTATTAATATAATAATGACAATACTCTGTGCCTACCCACTCTCCAGAAAGGAGTTTAGGGCAAGAGGAGCGGTGGCTATGTTCTTCATCTTTACAATGTACTTTAGCGGTGGTATAGTGCCATCTTACATCCTTGTAAAGAGCCTCCACATTATGGATACAAGGTGGGCTATGATAATACCTACAGCTATGTCTACCTACAATATGATAATCTGCAGGACCTACATAGTAAATTCCATTCCTGACGAGCTGTACGAGGCATCTCAGATGGATGGATGTACACCTTTTAAGTATATGATGAAGGTAATCGTACCTCTTAGCAAGCCTATAATTGCAGTTCTTGTACTCTACTACGGAGTTGCAAAATGGAATGATTATTTTAACGCAATGCTTTATCTCTACAAAGAAGGTCTTCAGCCTCTAACCATAGTTATGAAGGAAATCCTCATTCAGAACAAGGTGGATTTGACTAAGGTGGGTAATGCTTCGGCTGTAGCAAAGCTTCAGGGAATGTCAGAGCTTCTTAAGTATTCTACAATAGTAGTAGCATCTCTCCCTGTTATGCTTCTTTACCCTTTGATTCAGAAGCATCTTGTTAAGGGTGTAATGGTTGGAGCAGTGAAAGGATAA
- a CDS encoding DAK2 domain-containing protein encodes MAISRLDAQLLKKAFLAGAARLESQKERINELNVFPVPDGDTGTNMTLTAMSAVKAVIMVEHPTIESIAKAMSSGSLRGARGNSGVILSQLLRGFCKEITAHADNVNVSVLASAFDKASETAYKAVMKPKEGTILTVAKGGADKALELEGTTDDIAKFFGEVLSHMEKVLASTPELLPVLKEAGVVDSGGAGLIEVLKGAYDVILGKVVPLADGNITTAQVSSGKSGITDDIETADIKFGYCTEFIIMSEKEFTAKDEADFKHYLEGLGDCIVVVADDEIVKVHVHTNDPGLAIQKALTYGQLTSMKIDNMREEHHERVIENATQIANREKEAEKEAKKAANEPKKKDGFIAVSAGSGLSEIFKGLGVDFVLEGGQTMNPSTDDILNAIDKVNAENIFILPNNKNIILAANQAKELTEDKNIIVIPSKTVPQGISAVINYVNDGDVEENTEKMTDALQYTKSGEVTYAVRDTAIDGKSISQGNIMGIGDEGIISVCDSVDRAVLEMLDHLVDGDSSIISLYYGNDVSESAANALSEKVAGIYKGLDIEVHFGGQPVYYYLLSVE; translated from the coding sequence GTGGCAATATCCAGATTAGATGCACAATTGTTAAAGAAGGCGTTCCTAGCAGGTGCTGCGAGACTTGAGTCTCAAAAAGAGAGAATTAATGAGCTAAATGTATTCCCTGTTCCTGACGGAGATACCGGTACCAACATGACCCTTACAGCTATGTCTGCTGTAAAGGCCGTAATTATGGTAGAGCATCCTACCATTGAAAGTATCGCAAAGGCTATGTCAAGCGGTTCCCTAAGAGGAGCAAGAGGTAACTCAGGTGTTATTCTTTCACAGCTTTTAAGAGGCTTTTGCAAGGAGATTACTGCACATGCTGACAATGTAAATGTATCAGTTCTTGCTTCTGCATTTGACAAAGCATCAGAAACAGCCTATAAAGCAGTAATGAAGCCAAAGGAAGGAACTATACTCACAGTTGCTAAGGGTGGCGCTGATAAGGCTCTTGAGCTTGAAGGCACAACAGACGATATAGCTAAATTCTTTGGTGAAGTCCTTTCACATATGGAAAAAGTTCTTGCTTCTACCCCTGAACTGCTTCCTGTCCTTAAAGAAGCGGGCGTTGTAGATTCAGGCGGTGCAGGCCTTATAGAAGTACTTAAGGGTGCTTATGATGTTATCCTTGGTAAAGTAGTTCCACTTGCAGACGGCAACATTACAACTGCACAAGTTTCATCAGGAAAGTCTGGAATCACTGATGATATCGAAACCGCCGACATTAAGTTTGGTTACTGTACAGAATTCATTATAATGTCGGAAAAAGAGTTTACTGCGAAGGATGAGGCTGATTTTAAGCACTATCTCGAGGGACTTGGAGACTGTATAGTAGTGGTTGCAGATGATGAGATAGTTAAGGTTCACGTTCATACTAACGACCCGGGACTTGCTATCCAGAAGGCTCTTACCTACGGACAGCTTACGAGTATGAAGATAGACAACATGCGAGAAGAGCACCATGAAAGAGTTATTGAGAATGCTACCCAGATAGCAAATAGAGAAAAAGAGGCTGAAAAAGAAGCAAAAAAGGCTGCAAATGAGCCTAAAAAGAAAGACGGCTTTATAGCTGTATCAGCTGGTTCAGGCCTTAGCGAAATATTTAAGGGGCTTGGAGTTGACTTTGTGCTTGAAGGCGGACAAACAATGAATCCAAGCACAGATGATATCTTAAATGCAATTGATAAGGTAAATGCTGAGAATATCTTCATCCTGCCTAATAACAAGAATATCATCCTGGCTGCAAATCAGGCTAAGGAGCTTACAGAGGATAAGAATATAATTGTTATCCCAAGTAAGACTGTACCTCAGGGTATATCAGCTGTTATAAATTATGTAAATGACGGTGATGTAGAGGAAAATACCGAAAAGATGACTGATGCCCTGCAGTACACTAAGTCAGGAGAGGTTACATACGCAGTCCGCGATACAGCAATTGACGGTAAATCCATCAGCCAGGGCAACATCATGGGTATAGGTGATGAAGGCATAATCTCCGTATGTGATTCAGTTGACAGGGCTGTACTTGAGATGCTTGACCACCTTGTAGACGGGGATTCCAGCATTATCAGCCTCTACTACGGAAATGATGTGAGTGAATCTGCTGCCAACGCACTCTCTGAAAAGGTTGCAGGCATTTACAAAGGACTTGACATTGAGGTACATTTTGGCGGGCAGCCTGTATACTACTATCTGCTTTCAGTAGAGTAA
- a CDS encoding DUF3343 domain-containing protein, with translation MRREKPVKLYVTFYTYAEAMAMDAACKRANIGGKLASIPRKLSAGCGVAWECDLELRADIEKLLKQENIEFEEMAELSA, from the coding sequence ATGAGACGTGAAAAGCCGGTTAAGTTATATGTGACTTTTTATACATACGCAGAGGCTATGGCTATGGATGCTGCCTGCAAGAGGGCCAATATTGGTGGAAAGTTAGCATCCATACCAAGAAAACTTTCCGCAGGCTGTGGAGTGGCCTGGGAATGTGACTTAGAGCTTAGAGCCGACATTGAGAAGCTTCTTAAACAGGAGAATATTGAGTTTGAGGAAATGGCAGAATTATCCGCTTGA
- a CDS encoding copper homeostasis protein CutC, whose protein sequence is MENYILECCVDRLASAINGEKGGANRFELCANLVIGGTTPSLTLFRQVRKHTNLPIHVLIRNRFGDFCYNDDEIEEMCDSIKAFADEGADGVVVGALTPEGDLDERALKKFIEAAEKAKVVLHRAFDMCKEPFAALSKAKELGIDTILTSGQKGNCVDGSPLIKELIERAGKEINILIGAGVSADVIKKVYEMTRGTNYHMSGKRVIDSRMTYRREEVSMGLPSLSEYDIWETSADEIAKAVKVLKEL, encoded by the coding sequence ATGGAAAATTATATATTGGAATGTTGCGTAGACAGGCTCGCATCAGCAATAAACGGTGAAAAGGGCGGTGCAAACAGGTTCGAGCTTTGTGCCAATCTTGTAATAGGCGGAACTACTCCAAGCTTAACATTATTCAGGCAGGTTAGGAAGCATACTAACCTGCCAATTCATGTACTTATAAGAAACAGATTCGGAGATTTCTGTTATAATGATGACGAGATAGAAGAAATGTGCGATTCCATAAAAGCCTTTGCGGATGAAGGAGCTGATGGGGTTGTGGTTGGAGCTTTGACACCTGAGGGAGACTTGGACGAAAGAGCTCTTAAGAAGTTCATAGAGGCAGCAGAGAAGGCTAAGGTCGTGCTTCATAGAGCCTTTGACATGTGTAAGGAGCCATTTGCGGCACTAAGTAAAGCTAAAGAGCTTGGGATTGACACCATCCTTACTTCAGGACAGAAAGGAAACTGCGTAGATGGAAGCCCGCTCATAAAGGAGCTGATAGAGAGGGCGGGTAAAGAAATCAACATACTTATAGGAGCAGGCGTCAGTGCTGATGTTATTAAAAAGGTATATGAGATGACGAGAGGAACCAATTATCATATGTCAGGAAAGAGGGTAATAGATAGCAGGATGACTTACAGAAGAGAAGAGGTAAGTATGGGACTTCCCTCTCTTAGTGAATATGATATATGGGAGACTTCAGCTGACGAGATAGCAAAGGCTGTAAAGGTGTTAAAGGAATTATAG
- the metK gene encoding methionine adenosyltransferase → MDKFIFTSESVTEGHPDKICDAISDAILDACLAEDPMSRVACETATCTGFVLITGEITTNAKVDYARIARDTIKEIGYDDSRKGFDGETCAVLVAIDGQSPDIAMGVDKAYEVREQDMTESELSAIGAGDQGMMFGYASNEGDEHMPYALSLAHKLTRRLTEVRKNGTLPYLRPDGKSQVSVEYDENDRPVRLEAIVVSSQHDEDVSQDKIRKDIRAEVIDKVVDKSMVDEHTKIYINPTGRFVIGGPHGDAGLTGRKIIVDTYGGAARHGGGAFSGKDATKVDRSGAYVARYVAKNIVEAGYADKVEIQLSYAIGVAEPTSVLVDTFGTGTVSEEKLVAAVREVFDLRPAGIIKMLDLRRPIYRGTAAYGHFGRTDIDLPWEKTDKVDELKKILG, encoded by the coding sequence ATGGATAAGTTTATTTTTACATCAGAATCAGTAACAGAAGGACATCCTGATAAAATCTGTGATGCAATATCAGATGCCATACTTGATGCCTGCCTTGCAGAAGATCCAATGAGCCGCGTTGCCTGCGAAACAGCTACCTGTACAGGCTTTGTACTCATAACAGGAGAGATAACCACCAATGCTAAGGTGGACTATGCCAGGATTGCAAGAGATACTATCAAAGAGATAGGCTATGATGATTCAAGAAAGGGCTTTGATGGTGAGACCTGCGCAGTTCTTGTGGCAATAGACGGTCAGTCACCTGACATAGCTATGGGTGTTGATAAGGCGTATGAGGTACGTGAGCAGGATATGACAGAGTCTGAGCTTTCTGCTATAGGAGCAGGAGACCAGGGAATGATGTTTGGATATGCTTCAAATGAAGGTGATGAGCATATGCCTTATGCACTTTCTTTGGCGCATAAGCTCACAAGAAGGCTCACAGAAGTAAGAAAGAATGGTACCCTTCCATATCTAAGACCGGACGGTAAGAGCCAGGTGTCTGTGGAATATGATGAGAACGACAGGCCTGTAAGGCTTGAAGCAATTGTCGTATCCAGCCAGCACGACGAAGATGTTAGCCAGGATAAAATCAGAAAAGACATCCGTGCAGAAGTAATAGATAAGGTTGTAGATAAGTCAATGGTAGACGAGCACACCAAGATATATATCAATCCTACAGGGCGCTTCGTAATAGGAGGACCTCACGGAGATGCAGGACTTACCGGAAGAAAGATAATAGTAGACACCTACGGCGGTGCTGCAAGGCATGGCGGCGGTGCATTCTCCGGGAAGGATGCTACCAAGGTAGACAGAAGTGGTGCTTACGTGGCAAGATATGTAGCTAAGAATATAGTTGAAGCAGGATATGCAGACAAGGTAGAAATCCAGCTTTCATACGCTATTGGCGTAGCAGAGCCTACTTCAGTTCTTGTGGATACCTTCGGCACAGGAACAGTAAGTGAAGAGAAGCTTGTGGCAGCTGTAAGAGAGGTATTTGACCTTCGCCCGGCAGGAATAATCAAGATGCTTGACCTTAGAAGACCTATATACAGAGGAACAGCTGCTTATGGGCACTTTGGAAGAACTGATATAGACCTTCCTTGGGAGAAGACTGATAAGGTAGATGAGCTTAAGAAAATATTAGGGTAA
- a CDS encoding extracellular solute-binding protein: MKKGLKKFLALGLSTVLAVGALAGCGTQGDSGKSGSAGKASGSTAGSASGVVLNDGGTYPVVKEGKLELSVFTMSMPNVQDFATNDFTKFLEEKTGIHINFVTAGRDEYEEKLNLLLQSGDYPDVILGGAPNLAKYGVKEGVIIPLDDYLTEKNVPNYLKIVANYDINKTKEADGKIYSLGGVNDCYHCQYARRMWVNQKYLKEMGVEIPTTTEEFKNVCKKFLEYKKGGIAVAGAAQGWHTRMQDWLMGSFTFVPSKSATLSARDYVVLNDETKKVETVAITDAYKAGLKYMNELYKMGAIYDGNFTQTSEQLRTLANQADAPILFFTAGVNSDVIDPESNNELYRNYVPVAPLKGPDGTQIAWTIRNSGFGSGGFCITDKCKNVEAALRWVDFFYNSPTGDLCSQYGAEEGKDWVLNPKGKVGLNGEPALYEVLNLYSSDPQNHDWQDVGLRVAPASYRLGQAVDPNVDPYSPAGLEKLLFDTSKNLYEPYANNTKLLNLSELKLTDEESTAVSTMAVELEKIIEENSVAFITGTKDIDAEWDSYKDAVNKAGIEEILKTYQTAYDRQTK; encoded by the coding sequence ATGAAAAAGGGGCTTAAGAAGTTTTTGGCTCTGGGGCTTTCCACAGTGCTTGCGGTAGGAGCGCTTGCAGGCTGCGGAACACAGGGTGACTCAGGCAAATCAGGAAGCGCAGGAAAGGCTTCGGGAAGCACAGCCGGAAGTGCATCAGGAGTAGTACTTAACGATGGTGGCACTTATCCTGTAGTGAAAGAGGGTAAGCTTGAACTCTCCGTATTTACAATGAGCATGCCTAATGTACAGGATTTTGCTACCAATGACTTTACAAAGTTCTTGGAGGAAAAGACAGGCATCCATATTAACTTTGTGACAGCAGGAAGAGATGAGTATGAGGAAAAGCTTAATCTCCTCTTACAGTCAGGCGACTATCCTGACGTAATACTTGGAGGCGCACCTAACCTTGCTAAGTACGGCGTTAAGGAAGGAGTTATTATCCCTCTTGATGACTATCTTACTGAAAAGAATGTACCTAACTACCTTAAGATAGTTGCTAACTATGATATAAACAAGACAAAGGAAGCAGACGGCAAGATATATTCCTTAGGTGGAGTAAATGACTGCTACCACTGCCAGTACGCAAGAAGAATGTGGGTAAATCAGAAATATCTTAAGGAAATGGGAGTTGAGATACCTACTACTACAGAAGAGTTTAAGAATGTATGTAAGAAGTTCTTAGAGTATAAGAAGGGTGGAATTGCAGTTGCAGGTGCAGCTCAGGGCTGGCATACCCGTATGCAGGACTGGCTTATGGGTTCATTTACCTTTGTACCAAGTAAGTCCGCAACCCTTAGTGCAAGAGACTATGTAGTCCTTAACGATGAAACAAAAAAGGTTGAAACTGTAGCTATTACAGATGCTTATAAAGCAGGTCTTAAGTATATGAACGAGCTGTATAAGATGGGAGCTATCTATGACGGTAACTTCACTCAGACAAGTGAACAGCTTAGAACTCTTGCCAATCAGGCAGATGCACCTATCCTTTTCTTTACAGCAGGTGTTAACTCAGACGTTATAGACCCTGAAAGCAACAACGAGCTTTATAGAAACTACGTACCTGTAGCACCTCTAAAAGGACCTGATGGAACCCAGATAGCTTGGACCATCCGTAACTCAGGCTTTGGCTCAGGTGGTTTCTGTATAACAGATAAGTGTAAGAATGTAGAAGCAGCTCTGCGCTGGGTAGACTTCTTCTATAATAGTCCGACAGGTGACCTTTGTTCTCAGTATGGAGCTGAAGAAGGAAAAGACTGGGTGCTTAACCCTAAGGGAAAGGTTGGCTTAAATGGCGAGCCAGCGCTTTATGAAGTACTTAACCTCTACTCCTCAGACCCTCAGAACCACGACTGGCAGGATGTAGGACTTAGAGTTGCTCCTGCTTCATACCGTCTTGGACAGGCAGTTGATCCAAATGTAGACCCTTATTCACCTGCTGGACTTGAGAAGCTCTTGTTTGATACATCAAAGAACCTTTACGAGCCATACGCCAACAATACAAAGCTCCTTAACCTCTCAGAGCTTAAGCTCACAGATGAGGAGAGTACAGCGGTATCTACAATGGCAGTTGAGCTTGAGAAGATTATTGAAGAAAACTCTGTTGCATTTATAACAGGAACCAAGGATATAGACGCTGAGTGGGATAGCTACAAGGACGCTGTTAATAAGGCAGGAATTGAAGAAATCCTAAAGACATATCAGACAGCGTATGACAGACAGACTAAATAG